One genomic window of Glycine soja cultivar W05 chromosome 9, ASM419377v2, whole genome shotgun sequence includes the following:
- the LOC114425083 gene encoding non-specific lipid-transfer protein A-like, producing the protein MKQVFVAFLALQVVLVLTIMAADPAGKGYDCEKAKRSLKSCMEYLTGNVDSPSAACCNGVKELKASAPTKDEKIAECQCIEEALTPIPNFKQDRAIALPKECGVDAGFPIPKNFTCSSIS; encoded by the exons ATGAAACAAGTTTTCGTAGCATTCTTAGCTCTGCAAGTTGTGTTAGTCCTTACAATTATGGCTGCAGATCCAGCAGGGAAGGGCTACGATTGTGAAAAGGCAAAAAGGTCACTAAAGTCTTGCATGGAATACCTCACTGGTAATGTTGATAGCCCTTCAGCTGCATGTTGCAATGGTGTCAAGGAATTGAAAGCATCAGCACcaacaaaagatgaaaaaattgcTGAATGTCAGTGCATTGAAGAAGCACTAACTCCCATTCCTAACTTCAAGCAAGACAGAGCCATTGCACTTCCTAAGGAATGTGGTGTTGATGCGGGCTTTCCCATCCCCAAGAACTTCACTTGTAGCAg cataTCTTGA